A genomic segment from Paraburkholderia sabiae encodes:
- a CDS encoding TraI domain-containing protein — MTAAHRPIAGPELLETHKKRLELVRQCANESTEAEFERKWLSVLRRCAAWFSSMPLTPELHAEPGGAFRATIEATFYAMRLAGGQKFAADMTSEKRRRLEPQYIYAVFLAAVCSLLDEPCRHFEFVRASDNAQWNPAAHGAFGDWIGDREYFVQRRAAPLKGERMRTAMFARTVIAPELLSGLDNSVLSDLFGAINPDRSPQGFEALVHKVVRQAMDVAVDFERKAQRGLFAPVKFEVPSAVHVALELQPQQVAPVAPAATPSQATPQAASPQSPQAAPATGPGPSTDAPPSGSVATTAPPAPGAPQLSQSLLDALQRSEEQTAAVSAVAPTAMDTPNPAAIDPSQMKTSPAAPKGPRTGPTDEELNEILGPGSAMMREFFRALADDVASGKAKVSWEEKGLTVQKRLVGAYGMTSDTLVEQLRKRALLLRASGNDICIVERAGRLIMERPAA, encoded by the coding sequence ATGACCGCCGCCCATCGCCCGATCGCGGGTCCCGAACTTTTGGAGACACACAAGAAGCGTTTGGAGCTTGTGCGGCAGTGTGCCAACGAGAGCACTGAGGCGGAATTCGAGAGGAAGTGGCTGTCCGTCCTGCGCCGGTGCGCCGCCTGGTTTTCGTCGATGCCGCTCACGCCTGAGTTGCATGCTGAGCCGGGTGGTGCGTTCCGTGCAACCATCGAAGCGACTTTCTACGCCATGCGGCTCGCGGGTGGGCAGAAGTTTGCGGCCGACATGACTTCGGAGAAGCGCCGCCGGCTTGAACCGCAGTACATTTACGCGGTTTTTCTGGCCGCGGTGTGCTCGCTGCTCGATGAACCGTGCAGGCACTTCGAGTTCGTGCGCGCGTCGGACAATGCCCAGTGGAATCCTGCCGCGCACGGGGCGTTTGGAGACTGGATCGGCGACCGCGAATATTTCGTCCAACGTCGCGCCGCACCGCTCAAGGGAGAGCGGATGCGCACGGCGATGTTTGCGCGGACGGTGATCGCGCCCGAGCTGCTTTCCGGTCTCGACAACTCTGTGCTGTCAGACCTGTTTGGCGCGATCAATCCCGACAGGAGCCCGCAGGGCTTCGAGGCGCTCGTCCACAAGGTCGTGCGTCAGGCGATGGATGTGGCAGTTGATTTTGAGCGCAAGGCGCAACGCGGGCTTTTTGCGCCCGTCAAATTTGAGGTGCCGTCGGCAGTCCACGTCGCTCTCGAGCTTCAGCCGCAGCAGGTGGCACCCGTTGCTCCCGCTGCGACGCCTTCTCAGGCGACGCCGCAAGCCGCTAGTCCTCAATCCCCGCAGGCCGCGCCCGCCACCGGCCCGGGGCCTTCCACAGACGCTCCGCCATCCGGGTCGGTTGCCACAACGGCACCGCCAGCACCAGGTGCCCCGCAGCTTTCGCAGTCGCTGCTTGACGCGTTGCAACGGAGCGAGGAGCAGACGGCCGCCGTATCGGCAGTCGCACCGACTGCCATGGATACGCCAAACCCCGCTGCCATCGACCCGTCACAGATGAAGACGTCGCCGGCGGCACCGAAAGGTCCGCGGACCGGCCCAACGGACGAAGAGCTGAACGAGATACTCGGGCCTGGCTCAGCCATGATGCGCGAGTTCTTCCGCGCGCTCGCGGATGACGTCGCCTCGGGCAAAGCGAAAGTTAGTTGGGAAGAAAAGGGCCTGACGGTGCAAAAGCGCCTGGTCGGCGCATATGGGATGACCAGTGACACGCTAGTCGAACAGTTGCGCAAACGCGCGCTCCTCCTCCGCGCATCGGGCAACGACATCTGCATCGTCGAACGAGCTGGCCGTCTAATCATGGAGCGTCCCGCCGCATGA
- a CDS encoding type IV secretion system protein: MTSQNGDFTKGSTDAINQITSLIGNLIPAAVDASANVMTEANKFAWGLGVISLVLVGIRFSGTHHPVAAWVNLFEEVAVLGIFVALYLGYSTSATGLWTWFDQLASHISGGADNSISTQLATLAGTMYDALKNRVLSIKLLTDITGTMVDAIGLLLAFIVILIASIVFAYFSAVGQIQAAVGIVLGPIAISLGFSSYTRNYFMRWLDWMIHSGMYVVMVAVLVKLVGANIANAVSKATPASGATVTGAYAFDLAVFVLLLAFEIPKLAGMFGSGAGATGTGALKLAKSFIP, translated from the coding sequence TTGACGAGCCAGAACGGCGATTTTACGAAAGGCTCTACGGACGCGATCAATCAGATCACGTCGCTGATCGGTAACCTGATTCCGGCAGCCGTCGACGCCAGTGCCAATGTGATGACGGAAGCAAACAAGTTCGCATGGGGCCTGGGCGTCATCTCACTCGTGCTGGTCGGCATTCGCTTCTCGGGGACGCATCATCCCGTCGCGGCGTGGGTGAACCTGTTCGAGGAGGTGGCGGTGCTTGGCATCTTCGTCGCGCTGTACCTCGGTTATTCGACTTCTGCGACGGGATTGTGGACGTGGTTCGATCAACTCGCGTCGCACATATCGGGCGGCGCCGATAACAGCATTTCCACGCAGCTTGCGACGCTCGCCGGGACCATGTACGACGCCCTGAAGAACCGCGTTCTGAGCATCAAGCTCCTGACGGACATCACAGGGACGATGGTCGACGCGATTGGGTTGCTCCTCGCGTTTATCGTGATCCTGATCGCTTCCATTGTCTTCGCGTATTTCAGTGCGGTGGGTCAGATTCAGGCGGCAGTGGGTATCGTTCTCGGGCCAATCGCGATCTCGTTGGGTTTTTCCAGCTACACGCGCAACTACTTTATGAGATGGCTCGACTGGATGATTCATTCGGGCATGTATGTCGTCATGGTTGCCGTACTCGTGAAGCTGGTAGGCGCCAACATCGCTAATGCCGTTAGCAAAGCTACACCTGCGAGTGGCGCCACGGTGACGGGCGCTTACGCGTTTGACCTGGCTGTGTTCGTCCTGTTGCTGGCCTTCGAGATTCCGAAGCTGGCGGGGATGTTCGGCAGCGGTGCAGGAGCAACCGGAACGGGTGCGCTCAAACTGGCAAAGAGTTTCATCCCATGA
- a CDS encoding type VI secretion protein, producing MKKLLKTVVAVATVTFGFVQQSNATLPVFDPTNFIQNTLTAMGAVKGEVYQDTNLTYQYQMMLNQLKQAANLNPAAMAAQASTISGDIDTLNKYTDTMKALYGGLQSNAQYATKVQALITQSGKSTTQWFNDQATLISNNDQTAKQLFQQGNDVISHVSVLAKRRQEIQDQLNMSPTAEATAQLTTHMLDIVASQNSDMLQMMATKQQADSVVQAQKTADDQASNTAKAALQTQLDQQRATYNATIGTSKVLGQ from the coding sequence ATGAAAAAATTGCTAAAGACCGTTGTGGCAGTGGCTACGGTGACTTTCGGCTTCGTCCAGCAAAGCAATGCGACGTTACCCGTCTTCGATCCGACCAATTTCATTCAGAACACGCTGACGGCAATGGGCGCGGTCAAAGGGGAGGTCTATCAGGACACGAACCTCACCTACCAGTATCAGATGATGCTGAACCAGCTTAAACAGGCGGCCAATCTGAATCCGGCCGCGATGGCGGCGCAGGCTAGCACCATCTCCGGCGATATCGACACACTGAACAAGTACACGGACACGATGAAGGCGCTGTATGGTGGCCTGCAATCGAACGCACAGTACGCGACCAAAGTGCAGGCCCTGATTACGCAGTCGGGCAAGTCGACGACGCAGTGGTTCAATGATCAGGCGACCCTTATCAGCAACAACGACCAGACGGCAAAGCAGCTTTTCCAGCAGGGCAATGACGTCATTTCGCACGTGAGCGTGCTAGCCAAGCGCCGTCAGGAGATCCAGGACCAGCTGAACATGTCGCCGACGGCTGAAGCGACGGCTCAACTCACGACGCACATGCTGGATATCGTCGCAAGCCAGAACAGCGACATGCTGCAGATGATGGCGACGAAGCAACAGGCTGATAGCGTCGTGCAGGCCCAGAAGACGGCGGACGATCAGGCAAGCAACACGGCGAAGGCGGCGTTGCAGACCCAACTGGATCAGCAACGCGCTACCTACAACGCCACGATCGGCACGTCCAAGGTTCTGGGCCAATGA
- a CDS encoding VirB4 family type IV secretion system protein yields MLKMSFTKRAVQEIAPWITLVTPELVLDKDGSLVTLFEFEGIDADTPNPADITAARDNLDHACKNFDHRVTAWWRVSHRRVKGGIDGDFASEADAQVDAINQANIGSGKFFRNSHSLALAFTPETGLSRIFDKIGYHMSVGGKNVFAAMFEAGKDLILARSAFVFDLTKLQTEIKRFEAVIDSFVGGVTRLKMKRLQLQNALSFLHQRANPSTPKRRIRYPVTMLDTHLTETVVTIGSEQLMFESAHGKVYARILGVKEWNGFREAALDVLSQVDAELDVCVMFRFLDSSRASSYIKKIRGFYKVAAFNPVAIIKQWATKEEQKNDEGREMLAKEASEALAKLDAEGQQYGFANISVIIYGSTEKECEDATRQVVGVIGNAGFGVLPEKDNLFAAWASTLPGRWDQQKRLQFVETPVVSDIAPICSVGEGSTVNEWLSQQSGKRTGPLTCLPTRHRTLQNVDLHHPGGKAHTLVVGPIGAGKSVILNFLMSQTGRHGARRIRFDKDRSTRIPTLLGGGRFIDATGRFEAATSVNPLSLIGDSKHWSYVAEWVTLVIEGDDYTCAPEDEATIYDRIRTLARGFPPEMWRLSRLTNLLPQELRERLVLWTEGQKNGHFFDHVEDGFALSDDLSIEMGDLFQNFPVAAALFMDYAFYRIAQILDGKRYTVIEIEEAGFFFTYPKFYARLEIWAVTIRKLNAALLMATQSLGQLARVPDFEILKENIPNIIYLPNSDAVNNQALYRDIFGLTQHQIKMIAEAVPNRDYLWVTSTQTRMLQAAFTKEALAYLRSDGRAQTLLDKHIKSGVDNWQDAYVRDVTANA; encoded by the coding sequence ATGCTGAAAATGTCGTTCACCAAACGCGCGGTGCAGGAAATCGCACCGTGGATAACGCTCGTTACGCCCGAACTCGTGCTCGACAAGGACGGATCGCTCGTGACGCTCTTCGAGTTTGAGGGGATCGACGCCGACACTCCCAATCCTGCGGACATCACGGCCGCGAGGGACAACCTCGACCACGCATGCAAGAACTTCGATCATCGCGTTACGGCGTGGTGGCGGGTGTCTCATCGTCGCGTGAAAGGCGGGATCGACGGCGACTTCGCCTCGGAAGCGGACGCGCAGGTGGACGCCATCAATCAGGCCAACATAGGCAGCGGCAAGTTCTTCCGCAATTCGCATTCGCTCGCGCTGGCGTTCACACCTGAGACCGGCCTGTCACGCATTTTCGACAAGATCGGCTATCACATGTCGGTCGGCGGCAAGAACGTGTTCGCCGCAATGTTCGAGGCCGGGAAGGATCTGATTCTCGCGCGCAGCGCGTTCGTATTCGATCTGACCAAACTGCAAACCGAGATCAAGCGCTTCGAGGCAGTCATCGACAGCTTTGTGGGCGGTGTGACCCGCCTGAAGATGAAGCGCCTGCAGTTGCAGAACGCGTTGTCTTTCCTGCATCAGCGCGCGAATCCCAGTACGCCAAAGCGCCGCATCCGTTATCCCGTCACGATGCTCGACACGCATTTGACCGAGACGGTCGTGACGATCGGCTCCGAGCAACTCATGTTCGAGTCGGCGCATGGAAAGGTGTATGCGCGAATCCTCGGCGTCAAGGAATGGAACGGTTTTCGGGAGGCTGCACTCGACGTGCTGTCGCAGGTCGACGCGGAACTGGATGTTTGCGTCATGTTCCGGTTTCTCGACAGCTCGCGCGCGAGCAGCTACATCAAGAAGATCCGCGGCTTCTACAAGGTCGCTGCTTTCAATCCCGTCGCCATCATCAAGCAATGGGCAACGAAGGAAGAGCAAAAAAACGACGAGGGCCGCGAGATGCTGGCGAAGGAAGCCAGTGAAGCCCTCGCAAAGCTCGATGCTGAGGGTCAACAGTACGGCTTCGCGAATATCTCGGTCATCATCTATGGCAGCACGGAGAAAGAATGCGAGGACGCAACCAGACAGGTCGTCGGGGTCATCGGTAACGCCGGATTCGGTGTGCTTCCGGAAAAGGACAACCTGTTCGCCGCGTGGGCTTCGACGTTGCCTGGGCGCTGGGATCAGCAGAAGCGCCTGCAGTTCGTCGAGACCCCGGTGGTCTCGGACATCGCGCCCATTTGCAGCGTGGGCGAAGGCTCGACCGTCAATGAATGGCTGAGCCAGCAGTCCGGCAAGCGCACGGGCCCGCTCACCTGTTTGCCGACGCGGCACCGGACGCTTCAAAACGTCGATCTGCACCATCCGGGCGGCAAGGCGCACACACTCGTTGTGGGTCCGATCGGCGCGGGCAAGTCCGTGATTCTCAATTTCCTGATGTCGCAGACGGGGCGACACGGCGCGCGTCGAATCCGGTTCGACAAGGACCGGTCGACGCGCATTCCGACGCTGCTCGGCGGTGGCCGGTTTATCGACGCGACAGGCCGGTTCGAGGCCGCGACTTCGGTTAACCCGCTCTCGCTTATCGGAGACAGCAAGCACTGGTCGTACGTGGCCGAGTGGGTGACGCTCGTTATCGAAGGCGACGACTACACCTGCGCGCCGGAGGATGAAGCCACGATCTACGACCGCATCCGCACGCTCGCTCGCGGCTTTCCGCCAGAGATGTGGCGGCTTTCGAGACTGACGAATCTGCTACCCCAGGAACTGCGCGAGCGGCTGGTTTTGTGGACAGAAGGGCAGAAGAACGGCCATTTCTTCGATCACGTCGAGGACGGCTTCGCGCTTTCCGATGACCTGTCGATCGAGATGGGCGATCTCTTCCAGAACTTCCCGGTTGCGGCTGCGTTGTTCATGGACTATGCCTTCTATCGGATCGCACAGATTCTTGACGGCAAGCGCTATACCGTGATCGAGATCGAGGAGGCCGGGTTCTTCTTCACCTACCCGAAGTTTTATGCGCGACTTGAAATCTGGGCTGTGACGATCCGAAAACTGAACGCGGCCCTGCTTATGGCAACGCAATCGCTTGGCCAGCTTGCGCGCGTGCCGGACTTCGAAATTCTCAAAGAGAACATTCCGAACATCATCTATCTGCCCAACAGCGATGCGGTTAACAACCAGGCGCTGTATCGGGACATCTTTGGCCTGACCCAGCACCAGATCAAGATGATCGCCGAGGCGGTGCCGAACCGCGACTACCTGTGGGTGACGTCCACGCAGACCCGCATGTTGCAAGCCGCTTTCACGAAAGAGGCGCTCGCGTACCTCCGCTCAGACGGCCGCGCGCAAACGCTGCTCGACAAGCACATCAAGTCGGGCGTCGACAACTGGCAGGACGCATATGTGCGCGACGTTACTGCGAACGCGTAG
- a CDS encoding VirB3 family type IV secretion system protein, with protein MRQHKVSRGLSLPRQMGGADRMLAILNGTITALLTYTSWTPSFLVLGVLAHFYLRWRSSKDPWWRLVMLVYNRYPDVYEPEPHGKLSARFKRPYGFDQDLPC; from the coding sequence ATGCGCCAGCACAAGGTCAGCCGCGGACTCTCGCTGCCCCGCCAGATGGGCGGCGCGGACCGCATGCTCGCGATTCTGAACGGCACGATTACCGCGTTGCTCACCTATACGAGTTGGACGCCATCCTTCCTCGTGCTGGGTGTCCTCGCGCATTTCTATCTGCGCTGGCGTAGCTCGAAAGATCCGTGGTGGCGCCTCGTGATGCTCGTCTACAACCGCTATCCCGACGTGTATGAGCCCGAGCCTCACGGGAAATTAAGTGCACGGTTCAAGCGCCCATATGGCTTCGATCAGGATCTTCCATGCTGA
- a CDS encoding conjugal transfer protein TrbC, which produces MKQGKFFSSAAAVAKKLRPGKPMIVGALLSVASAAAMAAGDYSSLTGLTDIICTISNLISGPYLYGIGIVLITLGGVAVANSESNIAKTFSVVLIGLGIASVAVPIMRDHFHMAVAC; this is translated from the coding sequence ATGAAGCAAGGAAAGTTTTTCAGTTCGGCTGCCGCGGTGGCGAAGAAGCTTCGACCGGGCAAGCCGATGATCGTCGGCGCGCTGCTGAGCGTGGCATCGGCAGCGGCGATGGCAGCGGGCGATTATTCGTCGCTGACGGGCCTGACCGACATCATCTGCACGATCAGCAACCTCATCAGCGGCCCGTATCTGTACGGCATCGGTATCGTGCTGATTACGCTGGGCGGCGTGGCAGTCGCGAACTCGGAAAGCAACATCGCCAAGACTTTCTCCGTGGTGCTGATCGGTCTGGGTATCGCATCCGTTGCGGTGCCAATCATGCGCGATCACTTCCACATGGCCGTCGCCTGCTGA
- a CDS encoding CpaF family protein, producing the protein MSELDDNPVLKLQPLKAGAVDMFFQALAPLKEYFDAPDIAEIMVNDYRNVWIEHRGVMSRVNLDLRPEHLEGAIHSLASSVDKSARAGSDKGIINAGHKNLRIAAVMNPTAIDGHALSIRKHRESKMSLDDYVRMGAFSKSHARPEEAEAIHFEDGIENEALMRALTALVQSRKNVLVAGGTSAGKTTFLNALVSVIPEDQRVITIEDTMELKVQVPNRVRLLSNADTNVTTQLLVALCLRFRPDRIIVGEVRGGEGYDLLQALNTGHDGGLASLHANNARTALSRLESLAMLGIPAGSRWELGDMRKNIADCFNYVVHFKRTGEMRHISEILEIRGFRNNDYDLRRVF; encoded by the coding sequence ATGTCCGAACTTGACGACAACCCGGTATTGAAGCTGCAGCCGCTCAAAGCGGGTGCCGTCGATATGTTTTTCCAGGCGCTCGCGCCGCTGAAGGAATACTTCGACGCACCGGACATTGCGGAAATCATGGTCAACGACTATCGCAATGTGTGGATCGAACATCGCGGCGTCATGTCGCGCGTGAACCTCGATCTGAGGCCGGAACATCTGGAAGGGGCGATTCACTCGCTGGCTTCGTCTGTCGACAAGTCGGCACGCGCGGGCAGTGACAAGGGCATCATCAACGCCGGTCACAAGAACCTGCGTATCGCGGCGGTGATGAATCCGACCGCGATAGACGGTCACGCGCTCAGTATCCGAAAACACCGCGAGTCGAAGATGTCGCTCGACGACTACGTGCGCATGGGAGCTTTCTCGAAATCGCACGCGCGCCCGGAAGAAGCGGAAGCAATCCACTTCGAGGACGGCATCGAGAACGAAGCGCTCATGCGAGCTCTGACCGCTCTGGTCCAGTCGCGCAAGAACGTGCTCGTCGCAGGCGGCACGTCTGCAGGCAAGACGACATTCCTCAACGCGCTCGTCAGCGTGATCCCCGAGGACCAACGGGTGATCACCATCGAGGACACGATGGAGTTAAAGGTGCAGGTGCCGAACCGCGTGCGCCTGCTATCAAACGCTGACACAAACGTCACGACGCAGCTGCTCGTCGCGCTGTGTCTACGCTTCCGTCCGGACCGGATCATCGTCGGCGAAGTGCGTGGCGGCGAGGGTTATGACCTTCTGCAGGCGCTCAACACGGGCCACGACGGTGGCCTTGCTTCCCTTCACGCGAACAACGCGCGCACGGCGCTCAGCCGTCTCGAAAGTCTCGCCATGCTCGGCATCCCTGCCGGTTCGCGTTGGGAACTGGGCGACATGCGCAAAAACATCGCCGACTGCTTCAACTACGTGGTGCATTTCAAACGGACAGGCGAAATGCGCCATATCTCCGAAATCCTGGAAATCCGGGGCTTTCGCAACAACGACTACGACCTACGACGGGTTTTTTAA
- a CDS encoding vWA domain-containing protein translates to MDRTVTVAGNGAVHPRIAKQRTELVLSEPFFGALALRLNMVEDGSTKECWVDGVSLGYNPEYVDNLSDLELRGVLALKVMQVGNGHCWRQGAREAARWSDSSQYAITPILRSAGFVLPKGALYDARYAGKSAEEVYGARTQEAKQKQPKPDQQPKPDQQSQQQPKPQGQLSGPDGKGGDKDGAPNPQSQTGGGKGDPEASAGPSCGEVRQYSGTDKAVKEAEWKVAVVQAAKAAQMRGKLPGDLQALAGEAVRPVVDWRAVLHRFAQQSSPTDYSFAQPNRRYLHLGFYLPSLNTPAVGDAVFVRDSSGSVFDETQAQFDAEILSVFHTLKPARLIVMDCDVRVTQMQIFERGDSPEIKPVRGGGGTAFTDPFNRVVADGLNPAFLVYLTDMDGKFPAFAPHYPVLWASTTPLTRARRAPFGETVEVVC, encoded by the coding sequence ATGGATCGCACCGTGACGGTAGCTGGCAATGGCGCGGTCCATCCGCGCATTGCCAAACAGCGAACTGAGCTCGTTCTGTCCGAACCGTTTTTTGGGGCGCTCGCACTGCGCCTGAATATGGTTGAGGACGGTTCGACAAAGGAGTGTTGGGTAGACGGGGTATCGTTGGGCTACAACCCCGAATATGTCGATAACCTGAGCGATCTTGAACTGCGGGGCGTGCTGGCGCTGAAAGTTATGCAGGTGGGCAACGGTCATTGCTGGCGTCAGGGTGCGCGCGAGGCCGCTCGGTGGAGCGACTCGAGCCAGTACGCCATCACTCCGATTCTTCGTTCGGCGGGGTTCGTGTTGCCAAAGGGCGCGCTGTACGACGCACGCTACGCGGGAAAGTCGGCCGAGGAGGTCTATGGCGCGCGGACGCAGGAGGCGAAGCAGAAACAGCCCAAACCTGATCAGCAGCCTAAACCCGATCAGCAGTCGCAGCAGCAACCCAAACCGCAGGGCCAGTTGTCTGGGCCGGACGGGAAGGGTGGCGATAAAGACGGCGCTCCGAATCCACAGTCGCAGACGGGTGGGGGAAAGGGTGACCCAGAGGCGTCTGCTGGCCCATCGTGTGGTGAGGTCCGCCAGTACTCGGGGACCGACAAAGCTGTGAAGGAGGCTGAGTGGAAGGTTGCGGTCGTGCAGGCAGCGAAAGCGGCGCAGATGCGCGGCAAGCTGCCGGGCGACCTTCAGGCGCTGGCTGGCGAGGCAGTACGGCCCGTTGTTGACTGGCGTGCGGTGCTTCATCGCTTCGCGCAACAGTCATCGCCGACGGACTACAGCTTCGCCCAGCCGAATCGGCGATACCTGCATCTGGGGTTCTATCTGCCCTCGTTGAACACGCCGGCTGTTGGTGATGCGGTGTTCGTGCGCGACTCGAGCGGTTCGGTTTTTGACGAAACGCAGGCGCAGTTCGATGCCGAGATCCTTTCGGTTTTCCACACGCTCAAGCCAGCGCGGTTGATCGTGATGGACTGTGATGTGCGCGTGACGCAGATGCAGATCTTCGAGCGAGGAGACTCGCCCGAAATCAAGCCCGTGCGGGGCGGGGGAGGAACAGCATTCACCGATCCCTTCAACCGCGTCGTTGCTGACGGTCTGAATCCAGCGTTTCTGGTCTATCTGACGGACATGGACGGGAAGTTTCCGGCCTTCGCGCCGCACTACCCTGTGCTGTGGGCCTCGACGACACCGCTTACGCGGGCACGTCGTGCGCCTTTCGGCGAAACCGTTGAAGTCGTCTGCTGA
- a CDS encoding ATP-binding protein, with the protein MKVTPAQLTELLTLYVPKRLPVLITGRPGIGKSDIVEQVAHATDHELLISHPVVEDPTDSKGLPFPAPDGLNAKFLPFGDLERAMKARRPLIWFLDDLGQASPAVQAAKMQLLLARRIGEHVLPPHVTFLAATNRRTDNAGVTGILDPVISRFATVVELEATIDGWTKWAVRNNVPPELIAFLRFRPDLLSVQKTSRDIENTPSPRSWGFVAKTMGVVPKHLEHISHAGSVGEGAATELVSFLQIYRELPNPDALLATPDKAMIPQTPSTLYAIATALAARATEANFDRVVTYTERMIEAGHREFAALLVRDALERTPEIANSYAFIRAQGGEIGAIIKGD; encoded by the coding sequence ATGAAAGTTACGCCCGCACAACTGACCGAACTGCTCACGCTGTATGTCCCGAAGCGCCTGCCGGTGCTGATTACCGGTCGACCGGGTATCGGCAAGAGCGATATCGTCGAACAGGTCGCGCACGCAACCGATCACGAACTGCTCATCAGCCATCCCGTTGTTGAAGATCCGACCGACTCGAAAGGGCTGCCGTTTCCGGCGCCCGACGGCTTGAACGCGAAGTTCCTGCCGTTCGGTGATCTCGAACGCGCGATGAAGGCCAGACGCCCGCTCATCTGGTTTCTGGACGATCTGGGGCAGGCCTCGCCCGCCGTTCAGGCGGCAAAGATGCAACTGCTGCTTGCCCGCCGTATCGGCGAGCACGTCTTGCCGCCGCACGTGACGTTTCTTGCGGCGACAAACCGCCGGACCGACAACGCAGGCGTGACGGGGATTCTTGACCCTGTCATCTCGCGTTTCGCAACGGTGGTCGAGCTGGAAGCGACGATCGACGGCTGGACGAAGTGGGCTGTGCGAAACAATGTGCCGCCCGAACTGATCGCGTTTCTGCGATTCCGTCCGGACCTGCTCTCGGTGCAGAAGACGTCACGCGATATCGAAAACACGCCGAGTCCCCGCAGCTGGGGTTTCGTCGCGAAGACGATGGGCGTGGTGCCGAAACACCTGGAGCACATCTCGCATGCGGGATCGGTGGGCGAGGGCGCTGCAACGGAGCTTGTCAGCTTCCTGCAGATCTACCGCGAACTGCCGAACCCCGATGCGCTTCTGGCTACGCCCGACAAGGCGATGATCCCCCAGACGCCGTCGACGCTTTACGCAATCGCAACCGCTCTGGCTGCGCGCGCGACGGAAGCGAACTTCGATCGTGTCGTGACCTATACGGAACGCATGATCGAAGCGGGGCATCGCGAATTCGCGGCGCTACTCGTGCGTGACGCATTGGAGCGCACGCCGGAAATCGCCAATTCCTACGCCTTTATCCGGGCGCAGGGCGGCGAGATCGGCGCAATCATCAAGGGCGACTGA
- a CDS encoding response regulator, which translates to METILLVEDDQATRLSLELLLSNEGYTVVGAASGVEALADLGVTGADLIVTDWSMPHMDGVRLCKNLRADPVFRSLPVVMVSADADPDSGETLWDAFFRKPFDLPELLRTIRLLLDERRSGVAAEDAPPTLPPDFHDAETGSGVSASDLIAGLKDDDARNGS; encoded by the coding sequence ATGGAGACGATTCTTCTGGTCGAAGATGATCAGGCAACCAGGCTATCGCTCGAACTGCTCCTTTCGAATGAAGGTTACACAGTCGTTGGTGCCGCCAGCGGCGTGGAAGCACTGGCTGACCTCGGCGTGACAGGCGCAGATTTGATCGTTACCGATTGGTCAATGCCTCATATGGACGGAGTTAGGCTATGCAAAAACTTGCGAGCCGATCCTGTCTTTCGATCATTGCCCGTTGTCATGGTGTCAGCCGACGCTGATCCAGATTCCGGTGAGACGCTTTGGGATGCCTTCTTCAGAAAGCCGTTTGACCTCCCCGAACTTCTACGGACGATCCGGCTTCTCCTGGACGAGCGCCGCTCCGGAGTAGCAGCGGAAGATGCGCCACCCACCTTACCGCCCGATTTCCATGACGCAGAGACAGGGAGCGGAGTCAGCGCATCCGACTTGATAGCGGGGCTCAAGGACGACGACGCCCGAAACGGGTCATAG